Part of the Catalinimonas alkaloidigena genome, GGCACCCGAAGCCGTTGCGTCGGTGCGGCAACTCCTGCACCTGCCCAACGACTATACGGCGCTGCTGTACCTGCACCACAGCGACTGGCTGAAACACGTGTCGGAGGCCGATCGGCAAATTGTGGCCGACGTGCGTCAGGATACCGGCTTTCAAAGTACCGTGCAGCAGTCGCGCGAGACCATCGCGCGCTACGAAGTGATTGCGCAGATTCTGCACACGGCCATGCGGGGCGAACCCATCCCGGAAGGGGAGGCGTTCAGCGAAAAAGCCGATGCCGTGCTGACGCATTCGGTCTGGGGATACGTCATTTTCTTCGGGCTGCTGTTTCTGATTTTCCAGGCGGTGTTTGCGTGGGCGTCGTATCCGCAAGATGCCATCGACAACGGCATTGCGGCCCTGAACGAGGGGTTACGCCAAGCAATGCCTGCCGGGCCGCTGACCGATCTGCTCACCGATGGGATTATTGCCGGCCTGGGGGGGATTCTGATTTTCGTACCCCAGATCGCCATTCTGTTTCTGTTCATCGCCATTCTGGAAGAAACCGGCTACATGTCGCGGGTGGTCTTTCTGATGGATCGGATCATGCGCCGGTTTGGCCTGAGCGGCCGGAGCCTGGTGCCTTTGATTTCGGGCTGGGCGTGTGCCATCCCGGCCATCATGTCGGCGCGCACCATCCAGAACGAGAAGGAACGCCTGATTACCATCTTTGTCACGCCGCTGATGAGTTGCTCGGCGCGCATCCCGGTCTATACCATTTTAATTGCCCTGGTGGTGCCCGGCCAAACGGTACTGGGTTTTCTGAATCTGCAGGGCCTGACCCTGATGGGTTTGTACGCACTCGGCTTTATCGCGGCGATTCTGTCGGCCTGGGTCATGAAAAAGTTGATGAAAAGCCGGGAACGGAGCTTTTTCATCATGGAACTGCCCGACTACCGGATGCCCCGCTGGAAGAACGTAGGCCTGACCGTCTGGCAAAAAGTGCGAACGTTTGTTTGGGAAGCCGGGAAGGTCATCATGGCCATCTCGATCATTCTGTGGGTACTGGCCTCTTACGGGCCGGGCGATGCGATGGACCAGGGGGAACAGGACGTGCGTGCAACGTGGGAAACCAACGCCCCTTCGGCACACGGCGCTACGGTGATGGAGCAGCAGGTAGGTCACCTGACCGAACTCACACCAGAACAACAACTGGAAAATGCCGTCGCCTCCCGGCGGTTGGAAGAGTCGTACGCCGGCCACCTGGGACGCGCCATCGAGCCGGTGATTCGTCCGTTGGGATTCGACTGGAAGATCGGGATTGCACTGATTACGTCGTTTGCAGCGCGTGAGGTATTTGTCGGCACGCTGTCGACCATCTACAGTGTCGGTGCCGACGACAGCCAGGAAGATACCATCCGGGCGCGGCTGAAATCCGAAATCAACCCGCGGACCGGCGGCCCCATGTTTACGCCCGCGCTGGCGTTTTCGCTGCTGATTTTTTACGTATTCGCCATGCAGTGCATGAGTACACTGGCGGTCGTGAAGCAGGAAACCAACAGTTGGCGCTGGCCGCTGTTGCAGTTGATCTACATGACCGGACTGGCATACCTGTCGAGCTTTCTGGTGTACCAGTGGCTAGCCTAAGGTAAGGCAGAAAAGAAAGTGGCCCGCAAAGCGGGCCACTTGATTGAAAGTCTATCGGAAAACGGCGTAGTGCCAGGCACTACTAGTACCGTGAGCCGCCGCCCCGGTTGAAGCCACCGCCTCCTTTGTTGAAGCCACCGCCTCCGCCACGGTTTCCACCGCCGAAGCCGCCGCCGCCTCTTTTTTCTCTTCTGTCTTCTGATTGATTCACGACAATTGCACGTCCGCCTATTTCAGCGCCGTTCAATTCTTTAATAGCTTGTTTCGCTTCCTCGTCGTCGGGCATCTCCACAAACGCGAACCCCCGACTACGACCAGTCTCGCGATCCATAATAATCTTTACGGAAGAAACCTCCCCGTACTCTTCGAAATAGCCTCTTAACTCAGATTCTTCTAACCGAAAGGGGAGGCTCCCTACAAAAATGTTCATGCTAACAATTAAAATGATTTTGGGTAAAGGTAGCTTTATTTTGCGCTATTTCTGCAAACTCGCAAGAGCTATTTTTTAAATCCAGGTTGTTTTATTAACAGTCTTTCTAAAATCTTACTTTCAGACCGGGGAAAATGGCGTGTAAACCAGCACCGAAAAGTGAGTTTGCGCGCTGCAGACGAAGATTTTCTTCAAAAAAAGACCATGTAAGGAGATCTTTTGCCCGAACGGAGTACATCTAACCGAAATGCTCTCCCCAAATCGGTATATTCGTGCGTCATACCGTTGACTGTTAATAAGTTACCTCTATTGTGTTCGTTCTCATGAGACGCTTCCTCGTTGCGCTGAGTCTGTGGGGGGTGTGCACCACCCTGCCGGCCCAACAACCCACCGATTCTATTACCCTGCCGGATGCGTCTGCCGAAACGCCTGCGCCCGCCGCGGAGGCACCTGCCCCCGGCGAGACCACTGTGGGCGAAGCAGGGGCAGCGCTTGCTGATTCGCTGCTCAACCAACGCCTGACCGAAGCCTCGCAGCAGCTGCAGAAAAGCGAGCAGCAGCGGATGATCGACTCGTTGCAGAAAGTCGCGCTCGAACGCGAACTAGCGCTGCTGAAAAGCAACGACAACCAGAAGCGCCGGGAATTGCAGGAACGCATCCGCCAGATTGAGGTAGACGATTCGCTGCGGCAGGTAGAAAAGCGCAACCGCATTGAGGCCATGAAACAGGAAACCAAGGGGTTTCCGGTGGCGCCATTCGGCGATACACTCTTCTACATTTTTACGAAGATCGGGCCCTTCACGCCCCAGGAACGCGCCACCAACATCAACCACAAAATCCGGGGGCTGTACGAAAGTGGTCTGTATAAGTCGGACGATCTGCACGCCGTCGAAAGCGAATCGAGCTACGATCTGGTCTACGGCGAAACCATCGTGATGAGCATGACGGACTGGGATGCGCTCTGGCAGGAGATGTCCAAAGAAGAGCTGGCGCAACAGTATCGTGCCGAAATCGATGAGGCGGTGCTGCGCGAAATCAAGGAAAACAGCCTGCAGGAGATGATCAAGCGCGTCGGCGAAGTAGTGCTGGTGCTGGTCTGCATCCTGCTGCTGTTCTTTATCCTCAACAAGCTGTTCCGGCTGTCGGGCAAATACATCGAGCGGAAACTTGAACAAAAAGGCGTTGCGCTGAAGCTCAAAGAGTACGAGTTTCTGTCGCAGGAGCGGCTCATCAGTGTGTCATTGTGGCTCAATAACGCCGTCAAAACGGTATTTTTCCTGCTTTCACTGTACCTGGCATTGCCCATCATCTTCAGCATTTTCAAGAGTACCCGTGGCTGGGCCAACCTGCTGCTGGGGTGGATTCTAGCACCTGTACACAAAATATTCTGGAGCATTATCGACTACCTGCCCAACCTGTTCACCATTCTGGTGACGTACCTGGTGGTGCGCTACGTGGTGCGGGCGGTGCGGTTCATGGCGCGCGAAATCGCGACGGGCAAGTTGACGATCACCGGCTTCCACCCCGACTGGGCCATGCCGACGTTCAATCTGGTGCGTATTCTGCTCTACGCCTTTATGTTCATCGTCATCTTTCCGTACCTGCCGGGCTCGGGCTCGCCGGTATTCCAGGGCGTTTCGGTCTTTTTGGGGATTCTGTTTTCGCTCGGTTCGTCGTCGGCCATCAGCAACGCCGTAGCCGGGATGGTCATCACTTACATGCGGCCGTTCCGCATTGGCGACCGGATCAAGATCGGAGAGATTTCGGGCGATGTGATCGAGAAAAACCTGCTGGTGACCCGCATCCGCACGATCAAAAACGAAGAAATCACGGTGCCCAACTCGTCCATTCTGTCGGGGCATACGATTAACTACACGACGTCGAGCGCCCACATCGGGCTGGTGTTGCACGCTACGGTCACCATCGGCTACGACGTACCCTGGAAAAACGTGCACCAGGCGCTGATCGACGCTGCGCTACGGACCGACCGCGTACTGAAAGAGCCGGCGCCTTTTGTGCTGCAAACCGGCCTGGAAGACTTTTACGTCTCGTACCAGATCAACGCCTATACGGCCAATGCTCACCAGCAGGCCCGTACCTATTCGGGGTTGTTTCAGAACATCCAGGATGTGTTCAACGAACGCGGCATCGAGATTTTGTCGCCGCACTACCGCGCCCAGCGCGACGGCAACATGACCACCATCCCCGCCGATTACCTACCGAAAGAGTACCAGGCACCTCCGTTCCGCATCAGCCACCTGCACGAAGCGCACCCCACGGCACCAAACGGCCGGTCGTCCGAGGAGGGACCACACGCCAACGGCCATACGCCGAACGGCACCCCAAATCCTTCGTCGGAAAAATAACGGCGGCCCGACGCCAAACCCTTGGCCCGTTCGGGTGTTATGCTTGCATGAAAGCCCGACAGAAACAAGATCTGCCGCAAAAAATCTGCCCCGTTTGCCAGCGTCCTTTTGCGTGGCGCAAAAAATGGGAGCGCCACTGGGACGACGTAAAATACTGTAGCGAACGCTGCCGCCGGGAGCGCCATGCCGCACGAACATGACGCTGGGACTCAGCCCCCTACGCAGGCTACGCCGGTCGTCGAAAAGCACAATTCGAGTGCGAAGTCAGGAAGCCTATTGCCGTTTTCCCGGCCCTTGCCTTCGTTTCAGCGTTTATCGGCGGGTCCGAATTAAGTTTTCCACATCGGTTTCGGAATTGCCCTGTATTGCGGATATTTGTTTCCAACCATTTCGAAAAGTACGGCTACAAGCACTCATGTACTTTTCGTGATCATAAAACTTTAAAAAGTGATGCCTCCCCGGCAGAAACCTAATCCCTTTCTGCCGGTCGGATGGCTATTGACAACATTTATTTACCGACCTAAAAAAAATAACGCATGGCGCAACGTGAAGAACCGATTCTGCAGGATAACAAAGACCGCTTCGTGCTCTTTCCGATCGAACACCACGACATCTGGGAGATGTACAAGAAGCACGAGGCTTCGTTCTGGACGGCCGAAGAGATTGACCTGCAGCAGGACCTGAAAGACTGGGAAAACCTGAACGACGGCGAACGCCACTTCATTTCGCACGTCCTGGCGTTCTTCGCGGCGTCGGACGGCATTGTGAACGAGAACCTGGCGGTGAACTTCATGCAGGAAGTGCAGTACCCGGAAGCCAAATGTTTCTACGGCTTCCAGATTATGATGGAGAACATCCACTCCGAAACGTATTCGCTGCTGATCGACACCTACATCAAAGACGCCAAGCAGAAAGACTATCTGCTGCACGCGCTGGAAACGGTGCCGTGTGTGCAGAAAAAAGGCGAATGGGCGCTGCGCTGGATCAATTCCGAAAATTTTGTGGAGCGGCTGATTGCCTTCGCGGCGGTCGAGGGAATCTTCTTCTCCGGCTCGTTCTGCGCCATTTTCTGGCTGAAGAAGCGCGGCCTGATGCCGGGGCTGTCGTTCTCGAACGAACTGATTTCGCGCGACGAAGGGCTGCACTGCGATTTTGCCTGCATGATTTACCAGGAGTACATCGTCAACAAACTGCCCGAAGCGCGCGTGAAGGAGATCATCACCAACGCGGTCGACATCGAAAAAGAGTTTGTGACCGACGCGCTGCCCGTGAACCTGATCGGCATGAACTCCAACCTGATGACGCAGTACATCGAGTTTGTGGCCGACCGTCTGCTGATCGCCCTGGGCTGCGGCAAAATTTACAACGCCACCAACCCGTTCGATTTCATGGAGATGATTTCGCTGCAGGGCAAAACCAACTTCTTCGAGCGCCGGGTCGGCGAGTATCAGAAGGCCGGGGTGATGGCTGGCGTCAACGAAAAGGAAAAAGACACGAAGAAATTCTCGATCGACGAGGACTTCTAGTCCATTGCGTAAGATTTTAACAACAAAGTGTTGAAATAGAAGGAGAAGCTGCGAAACAAGGCCGATTTTTTTGTAGCTTCCCTTCCAACCGAACCAGGCCGTGTGCTGCCGGCCTTTTAACAATCATTCATGAATTTTCATAAAACCTGCTGCCCATGTATGTACTAAAACGCGATGGACGACGCGAATCAGTAAAATTTGATAAGATCACCGCTCGGATCGAAAAACTTTGCTACGGTCTGGACCTGCGCTACGTAAAACCGGTTGAGGTAGCCATGAAAGTGATCGACGGCATCTACGACGGTGTCACGACGGTGGAACTGGATAACCTGGCGGCTGAGACGGCGGCCACCATGACGGTCCGCCACCCTGACTACGCGCTACTGGCTGCGCGCATCGCGGTATCAAACTTGCACAAAACCACCAGCAAGTCGTTCTCGAACACCATGAAGCGGTTGTATCAGTACGTGGACCCCAAAACGGGTGAGAACGCGTCGCTGATCTCGCGGGAGGTGTACGAAGTGGTGAAGAAACACGCCGTGCTTCTGGATTCGACGATTATCTACGACCGTGACTTTGGGTACGACTTTTTCGGGTTCAAAACGTTGGAGCGCAGCTACTTGCTGAAACTGGACGGCAAAGTGGTGGAGCGTCCGCAACACATGCTGATGCGCGTTGCGGTGGGCATCCACCAGAACGACATCGATCAGGTCATCAAAACGTACGAACTGTTGTCGGAGCGCTGGTTTACACACGCCACGCCGACGCTGTTCAACGCCGGAACGCCGAAGCCTCAGCTTTCGTCCTGCTTCCTGCTGACCATGAAGGAAGACTCGATTCCGGGCATTTACGACACGCTGAAACAATGCGCGCAAATTTCGCAGTCGGCCGGGGGAATCGGTTTGTCGATTCACAACGTCCGCGCGACGGGCTCTTACATTAAAGGTACGAATGGCACCTCGAACGGGCTCATCCCGATGCTGAAGGTGTTCAACGATACGGCCCGCTACGTCGACCAGGGTGGAGGCAAGCGCAAAGGCGCGTTTGCGGTCTATCTGGAGCCGTGGCACGCCGACGTTTTTGATTGGCTCGATCTGAAAAAGAACCATGGGAAAGAAGAACTCCGCGCCCGCGATCTCTTCTACGCCCTCTGGACGCCCGACCTGTTTATGAAGCGCGTGGAAGCCAACGAAGAGTGGTCGCTGTTCTGCCCGAACGAAGCGCCCGGTCTGGCTGACTGCTACGGCGACGAGTTCGAGCGTCTCTATGAAAAGTACGAGCGCGAAGGCCGCGCCCGCCGCGTGGTGAAAGCGCAGGACCTCTGGTTCGAGATTCTGGAATCGCAAACTGAGACCGGCACGCCTTACATGCTGTTCAAAGACCACGCGAACCGCAAGTCGAACCAAAAGAACCTGGGTACGATCAAATCGTCGAACCTCTGCACGGAGATCATGGAATACACCTCGCCCGACGAAGTGGCGGTGTGTAACCTGGCGTCCATCGCCCTGCCGAAGTTCATCGTCGATCGCCCGGACGGTTCGAAATATTTCGACTACCAGCAGCTGTACGACGTCACCTATCAGGTGACCAAAAACCTGAACCGCATCATCGACGTCAACTATTACCCGGTCGAAGAAGCACGTCGCAGCAACATGCGTCACCGCCCGATCGGCATTGGTGTACAGGGATTGGCCGATGCCTTCATCCTGCTGAAGATGCCGTTCGAATCGGACGAAGCCAAAGGACTGAACAAAGACATTTTCGAGACGATCTACTTCGCGTCCATGACGGCCTCGAAAGATCTGGCGAAGAAAGACGGTGCCTACGAAACGTTCCCCGGCTCGCCGCTTTCGAAAGGCGAATTCCAGTTCGACATGTGGGGCGTTTCGCCCGAGTCGGGCCGCTGGGATTGGGATAGCCTGCGCGAAGAGGTAATGGAACACGGCGCGCGCAACTCGCTGCTGCTGGCTCCGATGCCGACTGCCTCGACGTCGCAAATCCTGGGCAACAACGAGTGCTTCGAGCCGTACACGAGCAACATCTACACCCGTCGCGTCCTTTCGGGCGAGTTCGTCGTGGTGAACAAGCACCTGCTGCGCGACCTCGTGGAGCTGGGCCTCTGGAACGAGCAGATGAAAAACATGCTGATCGAAGCCAACGGCTCGGTGCAGCACCTGCCCGTGCCTCAGCACGTCAAGGACCTGTACAAAACGGTGTGGGAAATCAGCCAGCGGACCATCCTCGACATGGCCGCCGACCGGGGCGCGTTCATCTGCCAGTCGCAGAGCCTCAACATCCACATCCAGGACCCCAACTTCGGCAAACTGACGTCCATGCACTTCTACGCGTGGCGCAAGGGCCTGAAAACGGGCATGTACTACCTCCGTACGAAAGCCGCTACCGACGCGATCAAATTCACCGTCGACAAGAGCGCCATCGCCGTACCGGATGTCAAGAAGAAAGTTGCGCAGCCAGTGGCCGCCGGGGTCAACGAGATCCAGGCCCAGAAAGCTTCCGACATGCAATGCTCGCTCGACGATCCAGACGGTTGCATTTCCTGCGGGTCGTAACCCATAAAAACGTATGTATTCAAAAAAACGCCGCTCCCTCAAAAGGGGCGGCGTTTTTGCTTATGCGGATCGGGGTTCGTTTCACCACTACCGCAAATTTAGCGGCGCGAAGCAAAGCGTAACTTGTGGTTACCATTGTTGCACGTTTTTAACGTGCGCATGTTGAAAACCGAGCCGCGGAGGCATGCATAATTTTTCCTACAAGCTTGCGGTAGCAGAGTGCGGTAGGAGAACAGGACAAGGATGGAAAGAAAGCAATGGCTATCTTATTGGCATGAGTCGCAACTATAAATTTCGTGATCAGGAGAAGCTGTATTTCGTGACGTTTTCTGTGGTGAACTGGATCGACGTGTTTGTGCGGCGGGAGTACAAAGACATCGTGGTGGCGAGCCTGCGGTATTGTATAAACCATAAGGGATTGGAAGTCTACGCGTGGTGCATCATGACCAGCCACGTACATCTGATCACCAGGACGATGGGGGAGCGGCTGGAAGACATTTTGCGCGACCTGAAGCGGCATACGGCCAAAGCGATCTGAAAGCGATTGAAGGGAATCCACAGGAGAGCCGGAGGGAATGGATGCTGTGGATGATGCGGCGAGCCGGCGAACGAAACGGCAATAACCGGACCTACCAATTCGGGCAACAGCACAATCACCCTTTGGAGCTGAGTTCGAATGAGATGATGCAACAGAAACTGGACTACCTCCACCGAAATCCTGTCGCGGCCGGGTTCGTGGGGGAGCCCGAAGCGTACCTGTATTCCAGTGCTTGCGACTACGCTGGCACCAAAGGATTACTCCCCGTTGCAGTTCGTCGCGTAAACGGGTATGAATCAGTGGGAAATCCTTCTTGTACAACAAGAACCTCATCACCCACCATGTTGAAAATAGCCACCCTTTCTCTTTTTGTACTTTTCGGATGTATCGCCTGTGGCACACAGCATGAATCCACCACTTGGCAACTGGATAACCTGGAGCAGATCGGAGGGCATGCCGTGGAAATCTACGGTAATCCGAAGGTGGTCGAGACGCCCTACGGCAAAGGTATCGCCTTCGATGGTATAGAAGACCAGCTTATTGTCGACGCTTCGCCTTTAAAGGAGTATTCGGAATTTACGATTGAGGCGCTCATGAAGCCAAATGACGTGTTTCCAGAAAATGCTGCGCCGCGCTTTTTCCACATCGAATCGAGCGAATCGGTGAGCCGACTGCTCATGGAAATCCGCTTAAACGATCAGCATCAGTGGTATTTCGACGGCTTTCTGAAAGCCACGACCGAAGATTTGGCACTGATCGATTCGACCCTGATACACCCCACCGAGGCGTGGATGCACGTTGCGGTGAGTTATCAAGATTCCGTGTTTACCACGTATGTCAACCACCAGCCGGAACTGTCGGGAGCGGTGCGGTACGATCCCATTCCGGTACTAAACGGAAAGACCTCACTCGGCGCCCGGATGAATTTCCGCAGTTACTTCAACGGCACCATTGCCAAAATCCGTGTGACCAACGCCGTGCTGAAACCCGAGGATTTTATGCCCTTGTAGTGCTCAAAACATCACGGCACGTTTTACTTTTCCGGCCATGTCTACGAATGAACTTCGCCTCCGGGAAATCCAGCCGGCGGACAATCCGGCGGTGGCGGCCGTGATCCGCACCGTGCTCACGGAGTTTGGGGCCAACCTGCCCGGTACGGCTTTTTTCGATCCGGCCATCGATCATCTGTACGACTATTATCAGCAACCGCGGGCGGCCTACTTTGTCCTCGAACGAGACGGGAAGTTGGTCGGTGGGGGCGGCATTGGACCGTTGGAAGGAGCAGGAACGGACGTGTGCGAATTGCAAAAATTGTATTTGTTGCCAGAAGGGCGTGGGCAGGGTTGGGGACGCGAACTCATGGACCGGTGTCTGGCATTTGCGCGGGCGGCGGGCTACCGCCAATGTTACCTGGAGTCGCTGCCGCAACTGCACAAGGGCGTCCAACTTTACGAGCGCTATGGCTTTCAGTACCTGGATCAGCCTCTGGGACAGACGGGACACAACGGCTGCGATCTCTGGATGCTCCTAGCGTTGTAATGGAGAAAGCCATGGAATAAAAGCCTGGCTTTGTCACCGGACGGCTGGCAAGCCGCTTCTGAGGCCGTTCGATGACTGGTAGTGCAACCCAGCCCCCTCAATGCTGAAGATAGTCATGTAACGAGACGCCGCCATGCGCACTCGACTGATGAGCGGCTTCTACACAGGCCATCGTGTCGATGCAATCTTCTACCGAGTTGTCGGGCCGTTCGATACTGCCTTCCGCCGCGCGCATCACCTGCGCCATGCTGCCGATAAACGCATGCGGAAACCAACTTCCTTCGATGTCGAGCGTTTGCCACGTGGGCGCTTTGCCCTCTTCCAGCACGACGTACTCAAACGCATCCGAAACACCTTCGGGATAATTCATCAACAAACCGAGTTTGATGCGAATCGCTCCCTTTGTGCCCTCGAATTTAATATACGAATGCTGGTGGTGCAGCCCGAATTGATGCGCGTGGTTGGTCAGGATGTTGGCCCGCTGCCATTCGCCATAATCGAGAATCATCGTCGTGCGTACCGAGGCTAGTTCTGCCATGGCGGGATGTTTGGTGGTTTTCGCATACAGCCGTTCGGGATTTCCGAGGAACGAGCGGATCAGGTCTAAGTAATGAATGCTGTGGTAGAGAATTTCGACACGTGGCGCGGTGAACAAAAAGTCCCACAGGTGCCAGGGCGTGTAGACGTTGACATTGACTTCGAGGTCGCAAAGCTCCCCGATAAGGCCTTCGTCGAGCATCTGGCGGGCCACCTGCACGAACGGCGCGTACCGCAACTGAAAATTGATTCCGGCATTCATCCGCTTGGCGCGCGTAAGGGCCAGAATGGCTTTCGCCGCTGCGTAGTCTTCTCCCATCGGCTTCTGAATCAGGACCGACGCGCCGTCGGGCAATTGTTCCAGGACACGAAGAACGGCACTGCCGGGCACGGCCACATCGAACACCACGTCTTCCGGTACGTCCTGCACGAGTTG contains:
- the feoB gene encoding ferrous iron transport protein B — encoded protein: MIAQRVQTVALLGNPNAGKSSLFNHLTGLQQKVGNFPGVTVERKAGRCALTPDDKVTLVDLPGTYSLYPKSPEERIVFETLSNPQSRDYPDVVVVVADLTNLKRHLLLFTQVRDLGLPVVLALNMTDLADKIGLTVDVAQLERDFGMPVVRVNGRTGTGLQELKQAILQAKPRDFAPFYEARQAAPEAVASVRQLLHLPNDYTALLYLHHSDWLKHVSEADRQIVADVRQDTGFQSTVQQSRETIARYEVIAQILHTAMRGEPIPEGEAFSEKADAVLTHSVWGYVIFFGLLFLIFQAVFAWASYPQDAIDNGIAALNEGLRQAMPAGPLTDLLTDGIIAGLGGILIFVPQIAILFLFIAILEETGYMSRVVFLMDRIMRRFGLSGRSLVPLISGWACAIPAIMSARTIQNEKERLITIFVTPLMSCSARIPVYTILIALVVPGQTVLGFLNLQGLTLMGLYALGFIAAILSAWVMKKLMKSRERSFFIMELPDYRMPRWKNVGLTVWQKVRTFVWEAGKVIMAISIILWVLASYGPGDAMDQGEQDVRATWETNAPSAHGATVMEQQVGHLTELTPEQQLENAVASRRLEESYAGHLGRAIEPVIRPLGFDWKIGIALITSFAAREVFVGTLSTIYSVGADDSQEDTIRARLKSEINPRTGGPMFTPALAFSLLIFYVFAMQCMSTLAVVKQETNSWRWPLLQLIYMTGLAYLSSFLVYQWLA
- a CDS encoding RNA recognition motif domain-containing protein; protein product: MNIFVGSLPFRLEESELRGYFEEYGEVSSVKIIMDRETGRSRGFAFVEMPDDEEAKQAIKELNGAEIGGRAIVVNQSEDRREKRGGGGFGGGNRGGGGGFNKGGGGFNRGGGSRY
- a CDS encoding mechanosensitive ion channel family protein, producing MRRFLVALSLWGVCTTLPAQQPTDSITLPDASAETPAPAAEAPAPGETTVGEAGAALADSLLNQRLTEASQQLQKSEQQRMIDSLQKVALERELALLKSNDNQKRRELQERIRQIEVDDSLRQVEKRNRIEAMKQETKGFPVAPFGDTLFYIFTKIGPFTPQERATNINHKIRGLYESGLYKSDDLHAVESESSYDLVYGETIVMSMTDWDALWQEMSKEELAQQYRAEIDEAVLREIKENSLQEMIKRVGEVVLVLVCILLLFFILNKLFRLSGKYIERKLEQKGVALKLKEYEFLSQERLISVSLWLNNAVKTVFFLLSLYLALPIIFSIFKSTRGWANLLLGWILAPVHKIFWSIIDYLPNLFTILVTYLVVRYVVRAVRFMAREIATGKLTITGFHPDWAMPTFNLVRILLYAFMFIVIFPYLPGSGSPVFQGVSVFLGILFSLGSSSAISNAVAGMVITYMRPFRIGDRIKIGEISGDVIEKNLLVTRIRTIKNEEITVPNSSILSGHTINYTTSSAHIGLVLHATVTIGYDVPWKNVHQALIDAALRTDRVLKEPAPFVLQTGLEDFYVSYQINAYTANAHQQARTYSGLFQNIQDVFNERGIEILSPHYRAQRDGNMTTIPADYLPKEYQAPPFRISHLHEAHPTAPNGRSSEEGPHANGHTPNGTPNPSSEK
- a CDS encoding DUF2256 domain-containing protein, whose translation is MKARQKQDLPQKICPVCQRPFAWRKKWERHWDDVKYCSERCRRERHAART
- a CDS encoding ribonucleoside-diphosphate reductase small subunit, with protein sequence MAQREEPILQDNKDRFVLFPIEHHDIWEMYKKHEASFWTAEEIDLQQDLKDWENLNDGERHFISHVLAFFAASDGIVNENLAVNFMQEVQYPEAKCFYGFQIMMENIHSETYSLLIDTYIKDAKQKDYLLHALETVPCVQKKGEWALRWINSENFVERLIAFAAVEGIFFSGSFCAIFWLKKRGLMPGLSFSNELISRDEGLHCDFACMIYQEYIVNKLPEARVKEIITNAVDIEKEFVTDALPVNLIGMNSNLMTQYIEFVADRLLIALGCGKIYNATNPFDFMEMISLQGKTNFFERRVGEYQKAGVMAGVNEKEKDTKKFSIDEDF
- a CDS encoding ribonucleoside-diphosphate reductase subunit alpha, encoding MYVLKRDGRRESVKFDKITARIEKLCYGLDLRYVKPVEVAMKVIDGIYDGVTTVELDNLAAETAATMTVRHPDYALLAARIAVSNLHKTTSKSFSNTMKRLYQYVDPKTGENASLISREVYEVVKKHAVLLDSTIIYDRDFGYDFFGFKTLERSYLLKLDGKVVERPQHMLMRVAVGIHQNDIDQVIKTYELLSERWFTHATPTLFNAGTPKPQLSSCFLLTMKEDSIPGIYDTLKQCAQISQSAGGIGLSIHNVRATGSYIKGTNGTSNGLIPMLKVFNDTARYVDQGGGKRKGAFAVYLEPWHADVFDWLDLKKNHGKEELRARDLFYALWTPDLFMKRVEANEEWSLFCPNEAPGLADCYGDEFERLYEKYEREGRARRVVKAQDLWFEILESQTETGTPYMLFKDHANRKSNQKNLGTIKSSNLCTEIMEYTSPDEVAVCNLASIALPKFIVDRPDGSKYFDYQQLYDVTYQVTKNLNRIIDVNYYPVEEARRSNMRHRPIGIGVQGLADAFILLKMPFESDEAKGLNKDIFETIYFASMTASKDLAKKDGAYETFPGSPLSKGEFQFDMWGVSPESGRWDWDSLREEVMEHGARNSLLLAPMPTASTSQILGNNECFEPYTSNIYTRRVLSGEFVVVNKHLLRDLVELGLWNEQMKNMLIEANGSVQHLPVPQHVKDLYKTVWEISQRTILDMAADRGAFICQSQSLNIHIQDPNFGKLTSMHFYAWRKGLKTGMYYLRTKAATDAIKFTVDKSAIAVPDVKKKVAQPVAAGVNEIQAQKASDMQCSLDDPDGCISCGS
- a CDS encoding transposase, which codes for MSRNYKFRDQEKLYFVTFSVVNWIDVFVRREYKDIVVASLRYCINHKGLEVYAWCIMTSHVHLITRTMGERLEDILRDLKRHTAKAI
- a CDS encoding LamG domain-containing protein, whose translation is MLKIATLSLFVLFGCIACGTQHESTTWQLDNLEQIGGHAVEIYGNPKVVETPYGKGIAFDGIEDQLIVDASPLKEYSEFTIEALMKPNDVFPENAAPRFFHIESSESVSRLLMEIRLNDQHQWYFDGFLKATTEDLALIDSTLIHPTEAWMHVAVSYQDSVFTTYVNHQPELSGAVRYDPIPVLNGKTSLGARMNFRSYFNGTIAKIRVTNAVLKPEDFMPL
- a CDS encoding GNAT family N-acetyltransferase — its product is MSTNELRLREIQPADNPAVAAVIRTVLTEFGANLPGTAFFDPAIDHLYDYYQQPRAAYFVLERDGKLVGGGGIGPLEGAGTDVCELQKLYLLPEGRGQGWGRELMDRCLAFARAAGYRQCYLESLPQLHKGVQLYERYGFQYLDQPLGQTGHNGCDLWMLLAL
- a CDS encoding Gfo/Idh/MocA family protein produces the protein MPYSASLLLPQSPRPIVIIGAGGIVHDAHLPAYRIAGFDVIGIFDLNREKAQALADQFQILHIYESLAQLVQDVPEDVVFDVAVPGSAVLRVLEQLPDGASVLIQKPMGEDYAAAKAILALTRAKRMNAGINFQLRYAPFVQVARQMLDEGLIGELCDLEVNVNVYTPWHLWDFLFTAPRVEILYHSIHYLDLIRSFLGNPERLYAKTTKHPAMAELASVRTTMILDYGEWQRANILTNHAHQFGLHHQHSYIKFEGTKGAIRIKLGLLMNYPEGVSDAFEYVVLEEGKAPTWQTLDIEGSWFPHAFIGSMAQVMRAAEGSIERPDNSVEDCIDTMACVEAAHQSSAHGGVSLHDYLQH